From a region of the Nonlabens sp. Hel1_33_55 genome:
- a CDS encoding sulfatase, with amino-acid sequence MNLLSNIHKQVFYLQVLALILLLTASCSSKIQDKNTSELVTSSATVKPNILILHVDDLGYHDLSINGSKIYQTPIIDQLARESVRFTNAYANYPRCVPSRYAMLTGNYPVQDGDVPDDSFSIDHLEDDKNYIKAIDDAGYQTAYFGKYHLGESPTDLGFDTSVAAGHAGSPISYIAPFNVNKRKWESNKDPILDLDAIAKPGEYLTDVLTSQTIDYIKNRDSQQPFMAMLAFYNVHQPFEAKEEDIKRNRKEIKDFDYGNTLEYIKEGTGRTKMRQDNATYAAMVENTDENIGRILDMLKIEGLLNNTIIIFSSDHGGLSNDGTKERQLATSNYPLRAGKGHLYEGGIKVPFFVKANDLEPRDENSLVMLMDVFPTLANLTSNKQPVAAGQNMLPVWYDQENWNDRTVFWHSSKARPVNTGDTKSSAVRQGKYKLIHWYEEDRKELYNMEADPGEQNDLSGTMPDVVVTLSRKLTNWKKTF; translated from the coding sequence ATGAACTTGCTGTCAAATATTCATAAACAGGTTTTCTACTTACAGGTTCTAGCTTTGATTCTATTATTGACTGCATCCTGTTCCAGCAAAATACAGGATAAGAATACAAGCGAGCTCGTTACTTCCAGCGCTACAGTAAAACCCAACATCCTTATCCTACACGTAGACGATCTAGGTTATCACGATTTAAGCATCAACGGGTCAAAAATTTATCAAACTCCCATTATTGATCAGTTGGCTAGGGAAAGCGTTCGATTCACTAATGCCTATGCAAACTATCCGCGCTGTGTGCCTTCACGTTATGCGATGTTGACAGGTAATTATCCAGTGCAGGATGGCGATGTTCCAGATGATAGCTTCTCCATAGACCATCTGGAAGATGATAAGAATTACATCAAAGCCATTGATGATGCCGGTTATCAAACAGCTTATTTCGGCAAGTATCATCTGGGAGAAAGCCCGACAGATCTTGGCTTTGATACCAGCGTAGCCGCTGGTCACGCGGGATCGCCCATTTCCTATATTGCTCCCTTTAATGTGAATAAGCGTAAATGGGAGTCGAATAAGGATCCTATACTGGATCTCGATGCCATCGCAAAACCAGGCGAATATCTAACTGACGTGCTTACCAGCCAGACCATTGACTACATCAAGAATAGAGATTCACAACAACCTTTTATGGCGATGCTGGCGTTTTACAATGTCCACCAACCGTTTGAGGCAAAGGAAGAAGATATTAAGCGCAACCGTAAGGAAATCAAAGATTTTGATTACGGCAATACTCTAGAATACATCAAAGAAGGGACCGGCCGTACTAAAATGCGTCAGGATAATGCAACCTATGCCGCAATGGTTGAAAATACCGACGAGAACATTGGCAGGATTCTGGATATGTTGAAAATAGAAGGTCTTCTAAATAACACCATTATCATATTTTCCAGCGATCACGGTGGTTTAAGTAATGATGGGACTAAGGAGAGACAGTTGGCAACATCTAACTATCCGTTGCGGGCTGGAAAAGGCCATTTGTATGAAGGTGGTATCAAGGTGCCATTTTTCGTGAAGGCAAATGATCTGGAACCACGTGATGAAAACAGCCTCGTTATGTTGATGGATGTGTTCCCTACGCTGGCAAACCTTACAAGCAACAAACAACCTGTTGCCGCTGGACAGAATATGTTACCTGTATGGTACGATCAAGAAAACTGGAACGACCGTACGGTATTCTGGCACAGTTCAAAGGCACGACCGGTAAATACGGGAGACACAAAATCTTCTGCCGTGCGACAGGGCAAGTACAAACTGATCCACTGGTACGAGGAAGACCGCAAGGAACTGTACAATATGGAGGCAGATCCTGGAGAGCAAAATGATTTGAGCGGCACGATGCCAGATGTGGTTGTTACGCTTTCGCGAAAGCTGACTAATTGGAAAAAAACGTTTTAA
- a CDS encoding T9SS type A sorting domain-containing protein has product MRFILTLLSLAISTIVFAQKSTGIVKLEYFRDSIVSMQKHYGADGKLDSLKTFYKSGNIDEVFYYKDSKIDGVCLKYATDGKKLTTWVFEEGLLVDHITHRLEYNLKNKQRIESASNRLEELNNKSKREKLSMNELIQRADLRFTLNYNILALETYLRVVRSLHPEKTHPKVKSRFFDRIAAIYASYEMDNWALHYRHKAVIASPEDTRLLYNLGANLYEVKAYRLSINYLGEVKKKWKNHPFSNWLLAAMHTDLEEYEKAFEYVNLAFKKEENLDKYSSNKAENDLRTIRGLLYHKLGESEKGIADLENALSINENNSRAYRNLGVIYHNMGQFNTACTLLEKAQELGYSEKHDQDDLEFYLEQSCSGNSSIEIQSLAKKPFIYPNPVIDILNVKNLDEANFQFDLYDYNRQLVKSGTGNGSSINMTGLESGLYILKIYAKDEVHTFKIIKS; this is encoded by the coding sequence ATGAGATTTATCCTGACTTTATTATCTCTTGCTATTAGTACCATTGTCTTTGCGCAAAAAAGCACTGGTATTGTAAAGCTTGAATACTTTAGAGATAGTATTGTTTCAATGCAAAAGCACTATGGAGCTGACGGAAAGCTGGACAGCCTTAAAACCTTTTACAAGTCGGGTAATATCGATGAAGTTTTCTACTACAAAGATTCGAAAATAGACGGTGTATGTTTAAAGTACGCAACGGATGGAAAGAAACTCACAACTTGGGTTTTTGAAGAAGGATTATTAGTTGACCACATCACTCACAGACTAGAGTACAATCTTAAAAATAAACAAAGAATTGAAAGTGCTTCAAACCGCTTAGAGGAATTGAATAACAAATCTAAGCGCGAAAAATTAAGCATGAATGAACTAATTCAAAGGGCGGACTTAAGATTCACTCTCAATTATAATATTCTAGCATTAGAGACTTACTTGAGAGTTGTGCGCTCACTGCATCCTGAGAAGACACATCCAAAAGTAAAAAGTAGATTTTTTGATAGAATAGCCGCTATTTATGCCAGCTATGAAATGGATAATTGGGCTTTGCATTATAGACATAAAGCTGTAATAGCATCACCAGAGGACACTCGACTCTTATATAATCTAGGAGCTAATCTATATGAAGTAAAGGCCTATCGATTGTCCATTAACTATTTAGGTGAGGTAAAAAAGAAGTGGAAAAACCATCCGTTTTCTAATTGGCTCTTGGCCGCGATGCATACCGATCTTGAGGAATACGAGAAAGCGTTTGAATATGTAAACCTAGCTTTTAAAAAGGAAGAAAACCTTGATAAATACAGTTCAAATAAAGCTGAGAATGACCTGAGAACGATTAGAGGTTTGCTTTATCACAAGCTGGGAGAATCTGAAAAAGGTATTGCAGATCTAGAAAATGCACTGAGTATCAATGAAAACAATTCGAGGGCTTATAGAAATCTGGGAGTTATTTATCACAATATGGGTCAGTTTAATACCGCCTGTACACTTCTTGAAAAAGCTCAGGAATTGGGTTATAGCGAGAAACACGATCAAGATGATTTAGAATTTTATTTGGAGCAATCCTGCTCAGGGAATTCATCCATAGAAATACAAAGCTTGGCAAAAAAACCATTCATATACCCGAATCCTGTCATTGATATTCTGAACGTCAAAAATCTTGATGAGGCTAATTTCCAGTTTGACCTATATGACTACAACCGTCAATTAGTGAAAAGTGGAACAGGAAACGGTTCATCAATCAATATGACTGGCCTTGAGTCAGGTCTTTATATTTTAAAAATCTATGCAAAGGATGAAGTTCACACCTTTAAAATTATAAAATCATAA
- a CDS encoding sulfatase, protein MLMNNFFFILALVSSLVLNAQDSNRPNVLFILADDLGINALNSYGNELVESPNIDQLFDEGMHFTNGYSNDPTCAPSRASILSGQYVPRHKVYRVADRYKTDKKTLEAMKYLPPEVNRVQGSGTGMSLEKITIAEAFKANGYATAAYGKWHLGKNDLQITNQGFDEGFEMTGHYDFKTSPHQDMDKSRFSADVITEKTIEFIKESKAKDQPFFAYVPFYLVHKPLEPKAEYLKHFKGKLKGNKGVGPDEIKVLAMIKSLDESVGQLIQALKDLNLEDDTIIVFTSDNGHYKTESDIFNQPYRGVKGETLEGGIRVPYIFKWKDNIEAGSSSKEPIIHVDIYPTILGLTQTNQPQNYILDGEDLSPILLGESTETVRDALVWEYTNYARWNEKKQEFASSWVNVIQMDGFKMTEDVESGNYYLYNLTTDPYETKEVAAQIPKQIEKLKNRLAQWKNEVGYEEPQLNPDRK, encoded by the coding sequence ATGCTTATGAATAATTTTTTCTTCATTCTAGCCTTGGTTAGTTCCTTGGTTTTAAATGCGCAGGACTCAAATCGCCCTAATGTCTTATTCATCTTAGCAGACGATCTAGGTATCAATGCATTAAACAGCTATGGTAACGAGCTGGTAGAATCACCCAATATAGACCAGCTGTTTGATGAAGGAATGCATTTCACAAACGGTTACAGCAATGATCCAACCTGTGCGCCAAGTCGTGCTTCTATATTATCAGGTCAATATGTACCACGACACAAAGTCTATCGTGTTGCTGATCGTTATAAAACAGACAAGAAAACGCTAGAGGCTATGAAATACCTACCCCCAGAAGTCAACCGAGTCCAAGGTTCTGGTACTGGAATGAGTCTGGAAAAAATCACAATTGCAGAAGCTTTCAAAGCAAATGGTTATGCGACGGCGGCTTACGGTAAGTGGCATCTGGGAAAAAATGATTTACAGATAACAAATCAAGGTTTTGATGAAGGGTTTGAAATGACAGGTCATTATGATTTTAAAACTTCGCCTCATCAGGATATGGACAAATCACGATTCTCGGCAGACGTGATTACTGAGAAGACAATTGAATTTATCAAAGAGTCCAAGGCTAAGGACCAACCATTCTTTGCTTACGTTCCGTTTTATCTGGTTCATAAACCTTTGGAACCTAAAGCAGAATACCTCAAGCATTTTAAGGGAAAACTAAAGGGAAATAAAGGAGTTGGTCCTGATGAAATAAAGGTTTTGGCGATGATCAAGAGTCTCGATGAAAGCGTTGGTCAATTGATACAAGCCTTAAAGGATTTGAATCTGGAAGATGATACAATCATCGTATTTACCAGCGATAACGGACACTACAAAACCGAAAGTGATATTTTCAATCAACCATATCGTGGCGTCAAAGGAGAAACCTTGGAAGGAGGAATCAGAGTGCCGTACATATTCAAATGGAAAGATAACATAGAAGCTGGATCATCATCCAAAGAACCGATTATTCACGTGGATATTTATCCTACAATTCTGGGATTAACCCAAACCAATCAACCTCAAAACTATATTCTTGATGGAGAGGATTTATCGCCAATTCTCTTGGGGGAATCAACCGAAACAGTTCGCGATGCATTAGTATGGGAATACACCAATTATGCACGCTGGAATGAAAAGAAGCAGGAGTTTGCTTCAAGTTGGGTAAACGTGATTCAAATGGACGGATTTAAAATGACGGAAGACGTGGAATCCGGTAATTACTACTTATATAATTTGACAACTGATCCTTATGAGACCAAAGAAGTTGCTGCCCAAATCCCAAAACAAATAGAAAAGCTCAAGAATAGATTAGCACAATGGAAAAACGAGGTTGGTTACGAGGAACCTCAATTAAATCCTGACCGTAAATAA
- a CDS encoding T9SS type A sorting domain-containing protein, protein MNYTATNRRTIFFIALVSLTLTSNAQVVASLNTNVSEKSNVDFGFNRRSDRPVFFGTDSFISLLEDLNPDIIRYPGGTQANYWDWRTGQFLENTDKPTGNQEMVTIPDFVSTIPERTKAIYVINLARPTPATGIPVTASEAVLKSEKTLDAKILDMIDAIDEFTAQGKTPYAIELGNEFYFGNEESGIFETVERNGLWYSGFNPATQEPYESTNKKEAIEISASFYVEQCQKVVAAIKADYPDIKIAIINTKSGNGRSARESWNNTVNDELLNNPDYAQLATQIDAVTQHHYLNDEYGNQMVINDLPSAEVAIAEGIQYPIDKNPDYNMVPNPYQLWITEYGATKNNANETWASGVRYAALLYSWLTRGDKIGQLHYHHLTDENVINNDGTLRLAPIGIAAKTVAEASAGMDTFQQIEFENNPIADSGFPALYGLKFRDGSREKLLIINIGRRNINPIDISALFDNEGTITQTRHHSNEPFVFGVADGDSNIVSNTSVVDDQINIRKFSVNVLEASGTLSSSSANIRSVGLFPNPASDILNIETPAVIQSITIYGLDGKLIRAELTTEKSLNVQSLSNGLYIIKLTTNNGTESIPFLKN, encoded by the coding sequence ATGAATTATACGGCTACTAATAGGAGAACAATATTCTTCATAGCTCTAGTGTCGTTGACACTAACGAGCAACGCCCAGGTCGTTGCTAGTCTGAATACGAATGTAAGTGAGAAATCCAATGTCGATTTTGGATTCAATAGAAGATCTGATAGGCCTGTTTTTTTTGGAACTGATTCATTTATATCATTACTAGAAGACCTCAATCCAGATATCATAAGATATCCAGGTGGAACACAGGCAAACTATTGGGACTGGCGTACCGGTCAATTTTTAGAGAACACAGATAAACCAACTGGAAATCAGGAAATGGTTACCATTCCAGATTTTGTAAGTACTATTCCTGAAAGAACTAAAGCGATTTATGTCATCAACCTAGCTAGGCCTACTCCCGCAACGGGAATTCCAGTGACTGCGAGTGAAGCGGTTTTAAAAAGTGAGAAAACGCTTGATGCTAAGATTCTTGACATGATCGATGCTATCGATGAATTTACTGCTCAAGGCAAAACACCGTACGCTATTGAATTAGGTAATGAATTCTATTTTGGGAATGAAGAATCAGGCATTTTTGAAACCGTTGAAAGAAATGGCCTGTGGTACTCTGGTTTCAATCCTGCAACACAAGAGCCTTATGAATCCACGAATAAAAAAGAAGCTATAGAAATAAGTGCTTCGTTTTATGTGGAGCAGTGTCAAAAGGTAGTTGCTGCTATTAAAGCAGACTATCCAGATATTAAAATAGCAATTATCAATACTAAAAGTGGAAATGGTCGTAGTGCGAGAGAGAGCTGGAACAATACGGTTAACGATGAGTTACTAAATAATCCTGACTATGCCCAGCTGGCAACGCAGATTGATGCGGTTACACAACATCATTATCTTAATGATGAATATGGAAATCAAATGGTAATCAATGATCTCCCTTCCGCGGAAGTTGCTATTGCAGAAGGTATTCAATATCCCATTGATAAGAATCCAGACTACAATATGGTTCCTAATCCGTATCAGTTATGGATCACGGAATATGGTGCTACAAAAAATAATGCTAACGAGACATGGGCATCAGGCGTGAGATACGCTGCTTTACTTTACAGCTGGCTCACCAGAGGCGATAAGATAGGACAACTTCATTATCATCATTTGACAGATGAAAATGTCATCAACAACGACGGTACATTGAGACTTGCTCCCATAGGTATAGCCGCAAAAACCGTAGCAGAAGCCAGTGCGGGAATGGACACCTTTCAACAAATCGAATTTGAAAATAATCCTATTGCTGATAGCGGTTTTCCAGCGTTGTATGGTCTCAAATTCAGAGATGGGAGCCGTGAAAAATTACTGATCATCAACATCGGTCGTAGAAATATCAATCCGATAGATATTAGTGCTCTATTTGATAACGAGGGAACTATCACTCAGACAAGACATCATTCCAACGAACCTTTCGTATTTGGAGTGGCAGACGGAGATTCAAATATTGTCTCAAATACCTCGGTAGTTGACGACCAGATCAACATTAGGAAGTTTTCGGTTAATGTGTTAGAGGCTAGTGGAACGTTGAGTAGTTCGTCTGCAAACATTAGATCAGTAGGATTGTTTCCCAATCCTGCATCAGATATATTGAATATTGAAACTCCCGCAGTAATACAATCCATTACTATTTATGGACTGGATGGAAAACTGATTCGAGCAGAGTTGACAACTGAAAAATCTTTAAATGTACAGTCATTGTCAAATGGTCTTTATATTATCAAGTTAACAACAAACAATGGCACCGAATCCATTCCATTTCTAAAAAATTAA
- a CDS encoding endo-1,4-beta-xylanase, whose translation MKNSINLILLCFTTALAVAQEIPVGVELIDSSRLEYVQCMSDQGEVLFRDGDEPILEFKTLEQARFIYKLNSSLPVEKQKINKETPVLLSFEARTSESSEETGEAKVLVQLRQSDSFKDNLDRTLNLGSTWKTYYIPFETTQKVPADDLGVSLQYGFAPQAFQMKNISFQVFDKDINIADLPQTEITYTGMAPDAEWRETANKRIERLRQSDFNITVLKDGKPTKNAQIEVELVKHAFPFGAAMQGDDILDNPEQYELFKNAFNLTVLANDLKIKRWSNKSKRKKTLKVIDKLRDDNITVKGHVLMWPGFQYNSDEVKANKDNPEKVKELVRKHMWSILDATEGKISHWDVVNEAYTNRDFQNLMGGEEFLYEAFKIARNKAPRSTRFVNEYGIISKGGIDTQKQQWYYDYIKRVDENEPGAIQGIGIQSHMGTDLTPPERVLEILSYYATLGKPISISEFTMDETDPVVREQYTRDFMIAAFSHPNVAEFMFWGFQEDGRGKVDIYEKDGSIGEMGKAYFSLVHDAWKTRASMNLGKKDVLEGRGFHGLYSYKVMVDGKESTGYFEVKNQKDNDIEIEL comes from the coding sequence ATGAAAAATAGTATCAATTTAATCCTACTTTGTTTCACGACTGCACTTGCGGTTGCCCAAGAAATTCCAGTAGGAGTAGAACTCATCGATTCCAGCCGGTTGGAATATGTGCAATGTATGTCTGATCAAGGCGAGGTTTTATTCAGAGATGGAGATGAGCCTATTCTTGAATTCAAAACTCTGGAACAAGCCCGATTCATCTATAAGCTGAATTCCAGTCTTCCAGTGGAAAAGCAAAAAATCAATAAGGAAACACCAGTTTTATTGTCTTTTGAAGCCAGAACCAGCGAGAGCAGCGAGGAAACCGGCGAGGCCAAAGTACTCGTGCAACTGCGCCAGTCTGATAGTTTTAAGGATAACCTGGACAGAACCCTTAATCTGGGCTCTACTTGGAAAACGTATTATATACCGTTTGAAACTACCCAAAAGGTTCCGGCAGATGATTTGGGTGTTTCATTACAATATGGCTTTGCACCGCAGGCTTTTCAAATGAAGAACATTTCATTTCAGGTTTTTGATAAAGATATCAATATAGCAGACCTACCTCAAACCGAAATTACTTATACAGGAATGGCACCTGATGCAGAATGGCGCGAGACTGCCAATAAGCGTATCGAGCGATTGAGACAATCAGATTTCAACATCACCGTCTTGAAAGATGGCAAGCCCACAAAAAATGCCCAGATAGAGGTGGAGCTGGTCAAGCACGCTTTCCCATTTGGTGCTGCGATGCAAGGTGATGATATTCTAGACAATCCCGAACAATATGAATTGTTTAAGAATGCCTTTAATTTAACAGTGCTGGCAAATGACTTGAAAATTAAGAGATGGTCTAACAAGAGCAAACGTAAAAAAACTCTAAAGGTGATTGACAAATTGAGAGACGACAACATCACCGTCAAAGGTCACGTATTGATGTGGCCAGGATTTCAGTACAATTCTGACGAGGTAAAGGCTAACAAAGACAACCCAGAGAAAGTAAAAGAACTGGTGCGCAAGCATATGTGGTCCATACTGGATGCAACAGAAGGAAAGATTTCCCATTGGGATGTGGTCAATGAGGCCTACACCAATAGGGACTTCCAGAACCTGATGGGTGGCGAGGAGTTTTTATACGAGGCTTTTAAAATTGCCAGGAACAAAGCGCCACGTTCTACACGTTTTGTCAATGAATATGGAATCATTAGTAAAGGTGGTATCGACACTCAGAAACAGCAATGGTATTACGACTATATCAAACGAGTAGATGAAAACGAACCAGGTGCCATCCAGGGAATAGGAATCCAGTCCCATATGGGAACAGATCTAACGCCGCCAGAACGTGTTCTGGAAATATTGAGTTATTACGCAACTCTGGGTAAACCCATCAGTATTTCAGAATTTACAATGGACGAGACCGATCCTGTTGTGCGTGAGCAATACACGAGGGATTTTATGATTGCAGCGTTCTCACATCCCAACGTCGCCGAATTTATGTTCTGGGGATTTCAGGAAGATGGTCGCGGCAAGGTAGATATCTATGAGAAAGACGGTTCCATAGGCGAGATGGGAAAAGCTTATTTCTCTTTAGTTCACGACGCTTGGAAAACCAGAGCCTCAATGAATTTAGGTAAAAAAGATGTCTTGGAAGGCCGTGGCTTTCACGGATTGTATTCTTATAAAGTGATGGTCGATGGTAAGGAAAGCACAGGCTATTTTGAAGTAAAGAATCAAAAGGATAACGATATTGAAATTGAGTTATAG
- a CDS encoding sulfatase: MKFLQLTTILLLIVSCKSKKEVATVPTVKPNILWIVCEDISPMLSFYGDSTAQTPVLDQLASESMVYDNAFAVVGVCGPSRSSIITGMYPTAIGTQHMRTGTDITSWGKRVYKKETGRYDLENQEIIQYSAVIPEYVKAFPEYMRKAGYYTTNNDKTDYQFAAPVTVWDQNDKNAHWRNRPDGEPFFSVFNFNVTHESMIWKNAEKPQTVDPATVPLPAYFQDTPSSRNDVARVYSNIELLDQQVGELLQQLKDDGLYDDTIIFFYSDHGGPLPRQKREIYDSGLKVPFMVKDLRGTSGRSDQVVSFVDLAPTVLNIASVTIPEHIQGRTFLGPQMEPERTVAFATSDRFDGVTDRSRAARNERFLYIEHDFPEKMWYKDIDYRKQVPMMEEMLRFRESGKLNSIQQQWFTDKQKTELYDCIADPENLVNLAGDPNYAKEQMELMLELQYFRRLHKDRGLEPEASMIASMWPGFEQPVTMPVQVKVQNGKAILSSPTTSASIGYVLSNEPLKNLDLNSGWNVYHKPLTVEKGQYLYTMAQRIGLAESEVGTNIIP; encoded by the coding sequence ATGAAATTTTTACAATTAACTACGATTCTCCTTTTAATTGTCAGCTGCAAGTCCAAAAAGGAGGTCGCTACGGTTCCAACTGTAAAACCTAACATTTTATGGATCGTTTGTGAAGATATAAGTCCTATGCTTTCCTTTTATGGAGATTCAACTGCACAAACTCCAGTATTGGATCAATTGGCTAGTGAGAGTATGGTGTATGACAATGCGTTTGCAGTGGTAGGTGTTTGCGGTCCCAGTCGTAGCTCTATCATTACGGGAATGTATCCAACAGCGATTGGTACCCAGCATATGCGTACGGGAACCGATATCACAAGTTGGGGTAAGCGCGTTTATAAAAAAGAAACAGGTAGATATGATCTAGAGAATCAGGAAATAATTCAATATTCTGCTGTGATACCAGAATATGTCAAGGCTTTTCCAGAGTACATGCGTAAGGCGGGATATTACACTACCAACAACGACAAAACTGATTACCAATTTGCCGCACCAGTTACGGTTTGGGATCAGAATGATAAAAACGCACACTGGCGCAATCGTCCAGATGGAGAACCATTTTTCTCGGTTTTTAATTTTAATGTGACGCACGAGAGCATGATTTGGAAAAATGCAGAAAAGCCACAAACAGTAGATCCAGCAACAGTTCCATTACCTGCTTATTTTCAAGACACGCCATCTTCCAGAAATGACGTGGCCAGAGTCTATAGCAACATAGAATTATTGGATCAACAAGTAGGAGAGTTGTTGCAGCAATTGAAGGACGATGGATTGTACGACGATACCATCATCTTTTTCTACAGCGACCATGGCGGTCCATTACCACGGCAGAAGCGTGAGATCTATGACAGCGGCTTGAAGGTTCCGTTCATGGTCAAGGATCTACGCGGTACTAGCGGTCGCAGCGATCAAGTGGTTTCATTTGTGGATCTTGCGCCCACGGTTTTGAATATTGCCAGCGTTACGATTCCAGAACACATTCAGGGGCGCACCTTTTTAGGTCCACAGATGGAGCCAGAACGCACGGTTGCCTTTGCGACGAGCGATAGATTTGATGGAGTTACAGATCGCAGTCGTGCAGCACGCAATGAGAGGTTTCTCTACATTGAACACGATTTCCCTGAAAAAATGTGGTACAAGGATATTGATTATCGCAAACAAGTACCGATGATGGAAGAGATGTTACGCTTTCGCGAAAGCGGAAAACTCAACAGCATCCAGCAACAATGGTTTACCGATAAGCAAAAAACCGAATTGTACGATTGCATTGCAGATCCAGAAAACTTAGTCAATCTAGCTGGCGATCCCAACTATGCCAAAGAACAAATGGAGCTGATGCTTGAACTGCAATATTTTAGGAGGTTGCATAAGGACCGCGGCCTAGAACCAGAGGCATCGATGATTGCATCAATGTGGCCTGGCTTTGAACAACCAGTAACTATGCCCGTACAAGTGAAAGTCCAAAATGGTAAGGCCATACTGTCAAGTCCCACAACAAGTGCATCCATAGGTTACGTTTTATCAAATGAGCCGTTGAAAAACCTAGACCTCAATAGCGGCTGGAACGTATATCATAAGCCACTGACAGTGGAAAAAGGTCAATACCTATACACGATGGCGCAACGAATAGGTTTAGCCGAAAGTGAGGTTGGGACTAACATCATTCCGTAG